The DNA region TCCGCGGCCTCCTTGATCTTGGTGTTGGCCGGGGCGACCAGACCGATCTCGATGGCGGCGTAGGGCTCGGAGAACTGCACCTGCTCGGCGCGGGCCGGGGTGATGCCCAGCGAGGCGACCAGCAGGTCGACCTTGTTGGTCAGCAGGTAGGGGATGCGGTTCGGGCCGGTGACCGGGACGATCTCCACCGGGACGCCCATGTGCTTGCCCAGCAGATTGGCGACGTCGGCGTCGTAGCCGTCCGGCTTGCCGTCGGCGGTGGTGATGCCGAAGGGCGGGAAGTCCACGAGCATGCCGATGGTCAGCTTGCCCTTCGACTTGATCTCGTCGACGGTCTGGGCGGCGGCGGGAGCGGCCAGGGCGACGGCTGCGGCCATCATGGCGCCGGCGACGGCGAGGCGGCGGGTGATCGACAGGCTCATTGGGGGTTTCCTCACGGTTCTTATGAAAGGGGGTGTCAGCGGGTGGCCAGGGCGTAGCGCCGCTCCAGGCGGGCGCTGAGCAGCGACAGCGGCCAGCACATCAGGAAGTAGAGCACCGCCACGATCCCGAACACCAGGAAGGGCTGGAAGGTGGCGTTGTTGACGATCTGCCCGGCGCGGGTCAGCTCGGTGAAGCCGATGATGGCGGCCAGCGACGTGCTCTTGATGAGTTGCACGAGGAAGCCCACCGTCGGCGGCACCGCGACCTTCACCGCCTGCGGCAGGATCACGTAGCGCATCAGCCCCGGATAGCGCAGGCCGAGCGCCGAGGCGGCCTCCCACTGGCCGCGCGGCACCGCCTGGATGCAGCCGCGCCAGATCTCGCCGAGGAAGGCGCTGGCGTTCAGCGTCAGGCCCAGCGCGGCGGCGGCCCAGGGGTTGAGGTCGAGCCCCATCACCGTGGCGCCGAAGAAGACCAGGAAGAGCTGCATCAGCAGCGGCGTGCCCTGGAACAGCTGGATGTAGCCGGTGGCGGCCAGCCGCACCGCCTTGATGTCCGATGTGCGGGCCAGCGCGATGACCAGCCCGACCGTGGCCCCGCCGACGAAGGCGATGGCCGACAGCGCCAGCGTCCACTGCACGGCGCTGAGAAGGAAGAGGAACTCGTTGTAACTGAAGGCGCGGATCATGGCTCGGCCCTCCCTCAGCGCCGGTCGGTGTCGTAGGCGAAGGCCAGCTTGTAGATGCCGGCGAACAGCGCGGAGAACATCATCGCCAGCGCCAGATAGATGCCGGTGACCACGATGTAGATCTCGAAGCTGCGGAAGGTCTGCGACTGGATGTTGTTGGCGACCGAGGTCAGCTCGTCCGCCGAGATCGCCGAGACCACGCTGGAGCTGAGCATCAGCAGGATGAACTGGCTGGTCAGCGCGGGGTAGACGGTGCGCAGCGCCGGCTTGATGACGATGTAGCGGAAGACCTGCAACGGCTTCAGCCCCAGCGCCAGCCCGGCCTCGATCTGGCCTTTTTGGATCGATTCGATGCCGGCCCGGATGATCTCGGTCGCGTAGGCGCCGACATTGACCACCATGGCGATCAGCGCGGCGAGGTCGGGCGACAGGCGGATGCCCATGGTCGGCAGGCCGAAGAAGATCAGGAAGATCTGCACCAGGAAGGGCGTGTTGCGCACCACCTCGATGTAGGCGTTGATCACCCAGCGAATGGGCTTCGGCCCGGACGTCTTGCCGAGCGCGCAGAGGATGGCGACGATCAGGCCGAGAATCATGGCCCCGATCGACAACTGAACGGTCAGCCAAGCGCCCTGGAGCAGGTAGTCCCAGGAATCGACGACCGCCTTGAAATCGAAGGTGTAGTTCACGGGCTTTCCCTCCGCATCCGGACCGGGGCGCTGCGCGCGTCCGGTGAACGGTCCCTTGTGCGGGATTCTCGTTGTCGGCCTCTCGTCCTCCGGCGGGCCGTGGCGGTGCCTCCCTGGCGATGCCTCCGGCGCCGGATGTTGGGGCGAGCCTATTTGGATCGATCCAAATGCGCAAGACGGAAAACGCAGCGCTGCGAAAATTAATTCGTGTAACCAACAATCATGCCGCGAATTCCCCGTGGTGATATGAAACCGCGATGGTGTGTCCACGAACGGACGCTTGCGCCGCGCCGCGTCTTGACGATGATCAAGGTGGAAGAGAACCGCGCACCGGACTATCCGGGGTGATATGACGCGGTGCCGCTCCCTGGGGGCGGCCCCCAAGGGAGAAGGATTGTCGCATGGACTGCTTCGCCGGCCCCGGCCCCGCCGCCCCCATTCCGCTGGACGAGGCGCTGGCCCGCGTGCAGCGGACCTACGGCGCGGTGACGGAGCCCGAGGAGGTGCCGCTGCGCGCGGCGCTCGGCCGCATCCTGGCGGAACCGGTGACGGCGACGGTGAACGTGCCGCCGGTCGCCGTCTCGGCGATGGACGGCTGGGGATTCGGCACGGCGGACGGTGCCGGGACGGGTGAAGCCCGGCGGCTGGCCGTGGTGGGGCGTGTGCCCGCCGGCTCCGTCTTCCCCGGTGTGGTCGGGCCGGGCGAGGCGGTGCGCATCTTCACGGGCGCGCCGATTCCGGTGGGTGTGGACACCGTGGCCATGCAGGAGGACTGCCGGGCGGAAGACGGTGCGGTGCTGGTGCCGGCTACCCTTGAGCGCGGCGCCAACATCCGCGACGCCGGGGAGGACATGACGGCGGGGTCCGTCGTGCTGACCCCCGGCCTGCGGCTGCGCGCCCAGGAGATCGGCTTGGCCGCCGCGGTCGGGCGGTCGAGCCTGTCGGTGCGCCAGCGCCTGCGCGTCGTCCTGTTCTCCACCGGCGACGAACTGCGCGAGCCGGGGACGGACAAGCCGGAGGGCACCATCTACGACGCCAACCGCTACACGCTGGCCGCCCAGCTCGACGCGCTGGGGGCGGATGTGCGCGACCTCGGCATCCTGCCGGACAAGCCGGACGTGACCCGCGCCGCCCTGGCCGACGCCGCGGCGACCGCCGACCTCGTCGTCACCTCCGGCGGCGCCTCGGTGGGCGAGGAGGACCATGTGAAGAGGGTGGTCGGCGAGCTTGGCTCCGTCGACCTGTGGAAGCTCGCGCTGAAGCCGGGCAAGCCGCTGGCGCTTGGGCGCATCGGCACCACGCCGTTCCTCGGCCTGCCCGGCAACCCGGTCTCGGCCATGGTGACCTTCATGCTGGTGGGCCGTCCGCTGGTGCTGCGCCTGTCGGGGGCGGAGAGCGCGCCGACCCCGCGCTGCCTCGTCGTCGCCGGCTTCGAGTTCAGGAAGAAGCCGGGGCGGCGGGAGTTCCTGCGCGCCCGTCTGGCGACCGGACCCGATGGCCGCCCGGTTGCCCACAAGTTCCCCAGCGACAGCTCCGGTGTCCTGACCTCGATGGTCGAGGCCGACGGGCTGGTCGATATGCCGGCGGACGCCACCACGATCCGCGAGGGGGACATGGTGGAGTTCCTGCCCTTCACCGGCCTGTTCGCCTGAGCGCCGGACGATCCCTCTCCCGGCCCTCTCCCGGCCCTCTCCCGGCCCTCTCCCGGCCCTCTCCCGGGGGACGGGAGAGGGGGAGAGCCCTTACTTCTTGGGCATGTGGCCGCTGATCTCGGCGTGCAGGGGCTTGGTGTCCTCGAAGGTCTTCTGCTGCTCCGGGGTCGCTTCCTTCTGGTGCTTCGCCTTCCATTCCGAATAGGGCATGCCATAGACGGCGATGCGGGCCTCCTCGTCGGTCAGCGGCACGTTCCGCTCCTTGGCCGCGGCGGCGTACCATTTGGACAGGCAGTTGCGGCAGAAGCCGGCCAGATTCATCAGGTCGATGTTCTGCACGTCGGTGCGCTTCTGGAGATGCGCGACCAGACCGCGGAACGCGGCGGCTTCCAACTCGGTGCGGGTCTTCTCGTCCATTCCAATCCCTCTCAGTTCTGTTCGTTGTGCAGCGTGACGAAGCGGCCATGGCGGTGGAAGCTCTGCGACGAACCGCCGGCCAGGATCGCCTCGGCCACGGCGTCGCGGTCCTCCACCACGAAGCCGGCCAGCGCGGCGATGCCGTAGCGGAACAGCCGCGGACTCAGCGGCGTCCCCGGCCCGATCAGGGCGACGCGGGTTCCCTGCGCCACCGACAGCAGACGGGGCAGGCTGCGGTTGGTCAGGGTGGAGGCGGTGATCGCCGCCCCCTCCGCGCCCGGCAGCAGCCACTCCCCGGCGGCTTCCGGATACTCCCCGTCGCTGGGGTTCATTTCGACCACATGGGCGTTGGGCAGGCGCCGGGCAATCTGCGGGAAGGACCCGAAGACGACGACGCGCCCCTCCATCCCGGCGAACAGGTCCAGCCCGTTGGCCGAGGAGCCGGTCAGGTCCGGACGGTTGTAGTGGGCGTTCAGCGCGGCCATGCCGACCGCGGCCTCCTGCGGGTCCCAGGAGCGGGCGGCGTGGGCGGCCAGCCCGGCGAGGCCGACGCCGACCCAGCGCGCCGGATCGGGCGGCGGCGCCGACTGCGGGCGGGCGGCCAGCCCGATGCCGGGCCCCCGGGCGCCGTCCGTCTCCACCATGATCCATTTGGCGCCGATGGTGATGGCGCGGACCTCGGCGTCCTCCACCCCGTGCAGCAGGTCGTCGTAGAGCCGGTGCGCCCCCCACCAGCGCCACAGCGCGTCCTCGTCCGGCGAGATCAGCGCGCTAAAGCCGCCGGTGAAGCTCTGCCACTCGTTGAGGAAGCGGCTGCCGACGCTGGTCAGCACCGGGATGCCCTCGGCGATGCCGGCCAGCAGCTCGTCCGCCAGCCCCTCACCGTGCGCCTCCAGGCCGGCGAACTTGTTGACCACCAGCAGGTCGGCGCGCTCCGCGATGGCGCGGCGCAGCGCCTGGCTGGCCTCGGCCACCCCCTGGGGGTCGACGCGGCAGGACTGCGACTGGCGGCCCAGATGCTGGGAGATGTCGTAGGCCTGGCCGGTGGCGACGTCCACCAGCTCCATCAGGTCGGCGCAGTCGCCGGGCGCGCCGGTGTTGCGCTGGATCACGCCCCCGACGCGGAAGCCGCGCCGCTGCAATTCCATCACGAAGCGGTCGATCATGGCGTCCACGGCGGCGGAGCCGGGGCCATGGACCACCGCGCCGGGACGCAGCGGGGGCGGAACCGCAGGGCGCAGGGTCGGCATGGGGCGGGCTCCTTCAGGGATGGACGACGGCCAGGGCAAGAACGGGCATCACGCGGCGGAGGCGCCGCGGCGGATGTGGTACACGAACACCTCGCCGCGCGTCTCGTGCGCCAGCAGCACATTGTCGGTCGTGTTGCAGAAATGCTTGAAGTCGATGATCGACGCCGGGTCGGTGGCGTAGACGATCACCTCCTCCCCCTCGGCCATCTTGTCCAGCAGGGCGCGCGTCCGCAGGATGGGCAGCGGGCAATGCAGCCCCTTCACGTCGAGTTCCTTGGCCGACACGGACGTAACCTCTTCTTCTGCATGGGCACCGGACGCCGCGACTGTAGCGGGTTCGCGCCGCCGTCTCCACCGTTCCCATAGATTCGGCGTTCCGGACAGTTTGGCGGTCCGGAGGCCCAGGGCACCTTTGCCGGGCTGGGATGTTAGCCAGGGAAGCGGATTCGAACGAACAATGCGGGAGCAACGCTTATGGCCGGTCGGCATTTCGACAAGGTGGTGGTCATCACCGGGGCGTCCAGCGGGATCGGGCGGGCGACCGCCCTGGAGTTCGCGCGCCACGGCGCCGCGGTGGTCCTGGCGGCGCGGCGCCATGCCGCTTTGCACGAGGTCGCGGAGGACTGCATCGAGGCCGGGGGGCGGGCGATGGTCGTGCCCACCGATGTGCGCGACCAGGAGCAGATGAACCGGCTGGCCGAGCGCGCCATCGAGGTGTTCGGCGGGATCGACGTCTGGGTGAACAACGCCGGCGTCATCGCCTTCGGGCGCTTCGAGGAGACTCCGCAGGACGTGTTCGAGGAGGTGATGCGCACCAACTTCTTCGGCACCGCCAACGGCTGCCGCGCCGTGCTGCCGCATTTCCTGGAGCGCGGGGAGGGCACGGTCATCAACGTCGCCTCGCTGGCCTCGATCATCGGGCAGCGCTACGCCGCCGCCTACGCCGCCAGCAAGTTCGCGGTGCGCGGCTTCTCCGAGACGCTGCGGCAGGAGCTGGTGGAGGATCCCGGCATCCAGGTCTGCACCGTGCTGCCCGGCCCCATCGACACGCCGCTGTGGCAGCACGGCGCGAACTACACCGGCCGTGCCGTCAAGGCGATGAATCCGCTGCGCCCGCCGGAAGAGGTGGCCGACGCCATCCTGCGCTTGGCCGAAAACCCCAAGCCGGAGCTGTTCGTCGGCGCCGCGGGACGCTCCGCCGCCCTGCCGCACGCGGTGGCGCCGGCGCTGGCCGACCGGATGCTGGCCCACCGGATGGACCGCGACATGTTCGACAACCGCCCGGCCCGCGACACCTCCGGCGGCGTTTTGGAGGCCATGCCGGATTACCGGGAGGCGAGCGGCGGCTGGATGGAACGCGCCGCCGCGCAGGCGCCGCAGGAGCGAGGCGGCGGACGCCGCGCCTTGTGCTGGACCAACGTCGCGCTGTTTTTGCTGCCCATCGGCCTGATGAGCCGTTTGCCCGCCCATGTCTGGGAGCGGCGGGCGTGGGAGAGCGCCAGGGTCAGGCCGTGAGCATCTTGAGGCCGGACAAGGCGAGGATCGCCGCCAGCAGGTAGCGCAGCGCCGCGGTCGGCAGGTGGCGGCTGCCCAGCCAGGCGCCGACCGCACCGCCCACCCCGGCGGCGGCCAGCCACCAGGGCAGGGCGGCCGGCAGGGTGGTGGCCGTCGTCCAGGTCCCGGCCAGCGCCGCCGCCGAGTTCAGCAGATTGTAGGCGGCCGACACGGCGGCGGCGCGGCGCGTCTCGACCCAGCCCATCAGCAGGATCAGCGGCGCCAGGAAGATGCCGCCGCCGGTGCCGGTCATCCCGGACAGGAAGCCCACCGCGGCCCCGGCGGCGAGCGCCGGCAGGAAGGGCGGCATGGCTGCGGCCGCCCGTTCCGGCGTTCCGCGCGCCGCCCAGGTGGAGCGCGCCAGCTCCAGCGCCGCCAGGAGGAGGATCGCCCCGACCAGCGGGTAGTAGAGATGCGGCGGCAGATGCATCGTGCCGCCGAGGAACGAGAAGGGCATCCCCAGCACGCCGAACGGGTAGAAGGCGCGCCAGTCGAACAGCCCGGCGCGCGCGAATCGCACCGTGCCGATGCCCGCCACCAGGAGGTTGAGGGCGAGCGCCGTCGGCTTCATCGTCGCCGGGTCGAGCCCGACGATGCCCATGACCGCCAGATAGCCGGAGGCTCCGGCCTGCCCGACCGCGGCGTACAGCGTGGCGACGGCCAGGATCAGCGCCGTCAGACCGACCGTCTCGTTGACCACCCGCGTTTCCCCTCAAGCCGTGCCGGTCGCTTGTAAACCGGGGCGCGTGGGCGGGGCCAGGGAAAGGGCGGAGAATTTCCGAACCATGGCGGCGCGGCGCTGTTGGCGGGGGAGGGCACCGACGCCCAATTCCCCCTCACCCCCGTCCTTTGGAGGCTGCCCATGCACGCCCGCGACATGATCAGCACGCACCCGCAGGTCCGCGGAAACACCAACGACGCGCTCATCCGCTGCATCGAGGCCTGTTACGATTGCGCGCAGACCTGCACCACCTGCGCCGACGCCTGCCTGGGCGAGGATCAGGTGGCGGAGCTGGTCCAATGCATCCGCCTGAACATGGATTGCGCCGACGTCTGCACGGCGACCGGCTCCGTCGCCACCCGGCGCAGCGGCTCCAACGAGGCGGTGATCCGCGCCATGCTCGACGCCTGCGCCACCGCCTGCCGCCTGTGCGCCGAGGAGTGCGAGGGCCACGCCGGCATGCACCAGCACTGCCGCATCTGCGCCGAGGCCTGCCGGGCCTGCGAGGACGCCTGCCGCAAGGCCCTGCAGACCCTGAGTCATTGAGGCAGGCCGAGGGTCAGCCGCCGTTGCCGAGGATCACCCTGTCCAGGTAATCGGCCAGCAGCGCGCCGTCCCCCAGTCCCAGCAGCAGCTTGGACGAGACGTTGCCGTTGTCCGTCCGCAGGCCGGGAACCGCCGCGTGGCGGGCCAGGAAACCGTCCAGCGCGGCGTTCCAGGCGGCATCGGCGTTGCGGCAGAAGATTTTCGACAATGAGAAGTGCGGCACCTTGCGGAAGGGGCCAGCGAGGCGCTTTCCCTGGAAGACCGCCGGCGGGTTGCCGTGGGTCCGGTAACGCGACTCCAGCGTCTTGCGGAAGCTCTGGAAGGTCGTCCCGCCGCTTTCCATGCCGATGGTGACGACCGGAACGCCGAGCAGGGCCACCGAGTCGGCGATCAGGCGGGCGTTCTCCTCCTGGTCGCGCCGGATGGCCTCGGCGAGCGCCGGATCGCCGCGCATCGCCTCGGTCAGCCCCACCGTGCGCGGCGTGTGGAAGGAGCTTTTGTTCAGCACCATCACCTTGCTGCGGAAGGAGCCCGCGCCGAAGATGCCGTCGAAGAAGCTGTGCGCCATCGCCCCGGCGCGCCCCTGGACGCAGAGATAGACGGACTGCTCGAATTCCCGGCGCCCGGGATTGTCGCCGACCAGGATGAGTTCCGGCAGCATCCCGCCGCCGGTGGCGTAGGCGGTGAGATCGCCGTTCACGACGAACAGCGGCGACACGGAGTCCCGAAGGGCACGGACCCGTTCGCCGTGTTCGGCGACGCGGGTCCGGAACAGCGAAACCGCATCGGGGCGGGCGTCCACGGGCGGGACATCGCCCAGGATGACGGACAGATGCCGCAACACGGCCTCGTGGTCTGATGCCCCATGCTCCGTTGCCGACGCGTCGATCGAGGATACCGCCATTCCCATTCCCCTTTGCAAAGCGGCCCCATCTAAGGGACTGGTGATTGTGTTGTCGAGAGGCGTCGATCCGGCTATAGAGTGCGCCAGGGAAGCGACCGGAGCCGCGCCGTTTGCGGGTTCGCCAGGAGGTTCGGAAGGAATGAAGCTGTCAGACGTCGATATTCGCCGATACCTCGCCGAAGGACGCATCGAGATCGACCCGTTGCCGGCGGAGAGCCAGATCGGCGCGATGTCGGTCGACCTCCAGCTCGGGAACGCCTTCCAGGTCTTCCCGCCGGGGAAGGCGGCCTTTGTCGACCTCGCCCCGCCCGAGGGCCATCCCAGCCAGGTTCCCGACAAGCTGATGGACCGCGTCGAGGTTCCCGTCGGCGAGCCGTTCTTCCTGCATCCGGGGGAGCTGGTGCTCGGCATCACCGTGCAGCGCATCGGCCTGCCCAACGACATCGCCGGCCGCCTGGACGGCCGCAGCAGCCTCGCCCGCCTCGGGCTGATGGTGCACGCCACCGCGCACACCATCGATCCCGGCTGGAACGGCCGCATCACCCTGGAATTCTTCAACTGCGGACGGCTGCCGCTGGCGCTGCGCCCGGGCATGCGGATCTGCGCCCTCAGCTTCGAGACGCTGATGTCGCCGACCTCCAAGCCCTACGCCGCGCGCCCGGACGCCAAGTACCGCGACCAGCTCGACCCGCTGCCCAGCCGGATCAACCTGGAACAGCCCTGAGGGCTGGTCTCCGAAGACCGACGTTGAAAAGGCGCCCCGCTTCCGGGGCGCTTTTTATATGCGGCGTGAGGCGGGCGGATCCTTACCCGGGCTCCCACCCCTCCGGCGCCATTTCGAAACCGGCGAACTCGAAGGCGGGGGAGACGGTGCAGCCGACCAGAACCCAGCCCGCCACCGGCCGCGCCGCCTGCCACGCGTGCGCCGGAACGACCCCCTGCGGGCGCTGGCCGCCCGCGAGGTCCATCCCCAGCACCAGCCGCTCCACCGACCGCCCGTCGGCGGAGATGGACAGCTCCAGCGGTCCGCCGGCGTGCCAGTGCCACATCTCGACCGCGTCCACCCGGTGCCAATGGGAGCGCTCGCCCGCCTGAAGCAGGTAATGGATGCCGGTCTTGACCCCGCGCCCGCCGCCCGGCGGGGCGTCCCGGAAGGTTTCCACATAGTGGCCGCCTTCCGGGTGGGGCTGCATGCCCAGCGTCGCGATGATGCGCTCGGGCGTCAGGGCCTCCATGGCGTTGCCCTCCCTTGCGCCGGCCGTCACGCCGGCGGCGGCGCGGTGTGGCGGAAGCTGTCGAGGTCGGAGGCCGAGGCGAACCACGCCGCCAGCTCCGGACGCCCC from Azospirillum brasilense includes:
- a CDS encoding transporter substrate-binding domain-containing protein, with protein sequence MSLSITRRLAVAGAMMAAAVALAAPAAAQTVDEIKSKGKLTIGMLVDFPPFGITTADGKPDGYDADVANLLGKHMGVPVEIVPVTGPNRIPYLLTNKVDLLVASLGITPARAEQVQFSEPYAAIEIGLVAPANTKIKEAAELSGKRVGVARASTQDNALTAVAPKDARIMRFDDDASAVQAMLSGQVDALGLSNVVTKEIKKLAPQANYEMKFVLNRQVQGIAMRKGQDALLKWVNEFIETAKANGELNEVHKKWLGTDLPPLTKS
- a CDS encoding SDR family oxidoreductase yields the protein MAGRHFDKVVVITGASSGIGRATALEFARHGAAVVLAARRHAALHEVAEDCIEAGGRAMVVPTDVRDQEQMNRLAERAIEVFGGIDVWVNNAGVIAFGRFEETPQDVFEEVMRTNFFGTANGCRAVLPHFLERGEGTVINVASLASIIGQRYAAAYAASKFAVRGFSETLRQELVEDPGIQVCTVLPGPIDTPLWQHGANYTGRAVKAMNPLRPPEEVADAILRLAENPKPELFVGAAGRSAALPHAVAPALADRMLAHRMDRDMFDNRPARDTSGGVLEAMPDYREASGGWMERAAAQAPQERGGGRRALCWTNVALFLLPIGLMSRLPAHVWERRAWESARVRP
- a CDS encoding amino acid ABC transporter permease, whose translation is MNYTFDFKAVVDSWDYLLQGAWLTVQLSIGAMILGLIVAILCALGKTSGPKPIRWVINAYIEVVRNTPFLVQIFLIFFGLPTMGIRLSPDLAALIAMVVNVGAYATEIIRAGIESIQKGQIEAGLALGLKPLQVFRYIVIKPALRTVYPALTSQFILLMLSSSVVSAISADELTSVANNIQSQTFRSFEIYIVVTGIYLALAMMFSALFAGIYKLAFAYDTDRR
- a CDS encoding DUF1244 domain-containing protein, whose protein sequence is MDEKTRTELEAAAFRGLVAHLQKRTDVQNIDLMNLAGFCRNCLSKWYAAAAKERNVPLTDEEARIAVYGMPYSEWKAKHQKEATPEQQKTFEDTKPLHAEISGHMPKK
- a CDS encoding molybdopterin molybdotransferase MoeA, translated to MDCFAGPGPAAPIPLDEALARVQRTYGAVTEPEEVPLRAALGRILAEPVTATVNVPPVAVSAMDGWGFGTADGAGTGEARRLAVVGRVPAGSVFPGVVGPGEAVRIFTGAPIPVGVDTVAMQEDCRAEDGAVLVPATLERGANIRDAGEDMTAGSVVLTPGLRLRAQEIGLAAAVGRSSLSVRQRLRVVLFSTGDELREPGTDKPEGTIYDANRYTLAAQLDALGADVRDLGILPDKPDVTRAALADAAATADLVVTSGGASVGEEDHVKRVVGELGSVDLWKLALKPGKPLALGRIGTTPFLGLPGNPVSAMVTFMLVGRPLVLRLSGAESAPTPRCLVVAGFEFRKKPGRREFLRARLATGPDGRPVAHKFPSDSSGVLTSMVEADGLVDMPADATTIREGDMVEFLPFTGLFA
- a CDS encoding four-helix bundle copper-binding protein, with protein sequence MHARDMISTHPQVRGNTNDALIRCIEACYDCAQTCTTCADACLGEDQVAELVQCIRLNMDCADVCTATGSVATRRSGSNEAVIRAMLDACATACRLCAEECEGHAGMHQHCRICAEACRACEDACRKALQTLSH
- a CDS encoding amino acid ABC transporter permease is translated as MIRAFSYNEFLFLLSAVQWTLALSAIAFVGGATVGLVIALARTSDIKAVRLAATGYIQLFQGTPLLMQLFLVFFGATVMGLDLNPWAAAALGLTLNASAFLGEIWRGCIQAVPRGQWEAASALGLRYPGLMRYVILPQAVKVAVPPTVGFLVQLIKSTSLAAIIGFTELTRAGQIVNNATFQPFLVFGIVAVLYFLMCWPLSLLSARLERRYALATR
- a CDS encoding sulfite exporter TauE/SafE family protein, whose protein sequence is MVNETVGLTALILAVATLYAAVGQAGASGYLAVMGIVGLDPATMKPTALALNLLVAGIGTVRFARAGLFDWRAFYPFGVLGMPFSFLGGTMHLPPHLYYPLVGAILLLAALELARSTWAARGTPERAAAAMPPFLPALAAGAAVGFLSGMTGTGGGIFLAPLILLMGWVETRRAAAVSAAYNLLNSAAALAGTWTTATTLPAALPWWLAAAGVGGAVGAWLGSRHLPTAALRYLLAAILALSGLKMLTA
- a CDS encoding sulfurtransferase TusA family protein, whose amino-acid sequence is MSAKELDVKGLHCPLPILRTRALLDKMAEGEEVIVYATDPASIIDFKHFCNTTDNVLLAHETRGEVFVYHIRRGASAA
- the dcd gene encoding dCTP deaminase, with the translated sequence MKLSDVDIRRYLAEGRIEIDPLPAESQIGAMSVDLQLGNAFQVFPPGKAAFVDLAPPEGHPSQVPDKLMDRVEVPVGEPFFLHPGELVLGITVQRIGLPNDIAGRLDGRSSLARLGLMVHATAHTIDPGWNGRITLEFFNCGRLPLALRPGMRICALSFETLMSPTSKPYAARPDAKYRDQLDPLPSRINLEQP
- a CDS encoding DUF2478 domain-containing protein, encoding MPTLRPAVPPPLRPGAVVHGPGSAAVDAMIDRFVMELQRRGFRVGGVIQRNTGAPGDCADLMELVDVATGQAYDISQHLGRQSQSCRVDPQGVAEASQALRRAIAERADLLVVNKFAGLEAHGEGLADELLAGIAEGIPVLTSVGSRFLNEWQSFTGGFSALISPDEDALWRWWGAHRLYDDLLHGVEDAEVRAITIGAKWIMVETDGARGPGIGLAARPQSAPPPDPARWVGVGLAGLAAHAARSWDPQEAAVGMAALNAHYNRPDLTGSSANGLDLFAGMEGRVVVFGSFPQIARRLPNAHVVEMNPSDGEYPEAAGEWLLPGAEGAAITASTLTNRSLPRLLSVAQGTRVALIGPGTPLSPRLFRYGIAALAGFVVEDRDAVAEAILAGGSSQSFHRHGRFVTLHNEQN
- a CDS encoding cupin domain-containing protein, producing MEALTPERIIATLGMQPHPEGGHYVETFRDAPPGGGRGVKTGIHYLLQAGERSHWHRVDAVEMWHWHAGGPLELSISADGRSVERLVLGMDLAGGQRPQGVVPAHAWQAARPVAGWVLVGCTVSPAFEFAGFEMAPEGWEPG